TTTACTGATCGGGAGGGGTAATTATCTGAATGTCCCGTAACTCTTTTTTAATACTCCTATATACTCCTTGGACGCAAAAAGCTACCCagctgtttttaattttacaattttacttttttactgctctttaatatattattttaattatgatttttttaatgtagtgattttactattttatatattattattaattattgttatatctaaatttacatattgtcTATTTGCGTTATCGCCGTGCGTCGGCTGACCACTACGacaacacttattattatattcatatttaattcattctcTTATTATTGTGGCCATCCgctaaagtaataaaaacggcttattactatacctatagtaaataatataatattatataattcaatttttttaagaccaaaaatattataataaattagttattatatttgttaaataatattattatcatacatacaaaatatttaaatattattaataattaatacggtaaaaatattataacaattatattacaataattgtattataatatttttaaaataatattttttatacattataaaaaaaatattcaaataatattactatcgaattacagaaaaaatattaagttaatagcataattatattgttataataatattatttttaaaatgatatttgtgtactgtaataataataatattatttatttatttatttgttaacggGCTGGGCCCTATACAACagtttaacataatacaataatatataatttaaataattaacacaatgacacaattaaatttttataagataataattcagaataataagtataataatgataataaaacaatataaaaatatataataataaatgtatcagTTTTGATGAACAGTGCTCTCATTGGCCAGCCGCATCATGCGGTCTAACGGATTATTTCTGCCATAGTTGGTAGTGTGCGCAGGAACAACGAAAGGAATATGGTATCTAGTAGTATGGGAAGGAACTTTGAAATTGACTAACGAGAGAAGTGAGGGAGCATCTATACGACCATCAACCAGTTTATTCAGAAACTCTATGTTAGCGTTAACTCGCCTGTCAGCCAATGAAATGAGGCTGAGTTCCTGCATAACTAAGAAATAGTCGTGGGGaggatgatttatttttaagacaaaAGCTGCGCAAGATAAGAACCGTCTCTGAACACGTTCTAGTTGACAGGAGACAGATACCGTATAAGGGTCCCATAGGACCGATGAATACTCTAATAGTGAACGCACCAATGAGcagtataaagtttttaatgaaGAAGATAGATTGAACTCCTTTGAAATGCGCATTACAAACCCAAGCGTTTTTAAGGCTTTGCAGCATATCATTTCAGTGTGGGAGTGAAAGTTGAGatcgaaattaaatataatacctaagtcTTTCTTACTACATACCGATGTTACACTTGAGCCATTGATGGAGTAAGTATAGTTAATAGGAAAGCGGTGTCTTAAAAATGACATGGAatgacatttatttacattaaactgaagaccaatattattaaaccacGAGACTAGGTTGTTGAGATCATTTTGGAGCGTAGAGCAGTCAgataagttttcaattttcctaAAGAGCTTCAAGTCGTCGGCAAACATGAGTAGTTCACAGTTTTTGACCATTTCTTTGATGCCATTTACATacaaagaaaacaatattggAGATAAATGTCCTCCTTGAGGAACACCAGAAGAAACCTTTGAGATGGATGATTTGCATCCGAACACTTTTACCCACTGGACTCTGTCTGACAAATAAGATTTGAACCAAGACAACAATGGTTCACCGAACCCAGTTTTGTATAGGGTCTCGATTAAGCGGCCATGGTCGACTCTATCGAAGGCTTTAGTAAAGTCTGTGTAAATAACATCAACTTGGATGTGCTTTTCGACAGCCTTCAAAACAAAATCGTTAAAAACGATTAAATTAGTAGTGGTCGAGCGACCAGGTCTAAATCCATGTTGCTCGTCGATTAGAATAGAGTTAATTGGCGATTGAATACTTCTCAATACTAGAAGTTCAAACAGTTTGGATGTGTGGCTCAAAATAGAGACAGGTCTATAATTTTTGACATCAGCCTTATCAccagatttaaaaataggaGTGACAGAGCTAATCTTGAAAGAAGAGGGAAAAACTCCGCTATCGATTGAACGTTTAAAAAGTAGCCACAGTGGAAAACATAATGAAGATTTCACATTGTATAAGAATATACCTGACAAGCCGTCGGGGCCTACcgacttaacattttttagtgcGTCTAGACCAGCGTCCACATCATCGATGTTGAATGAGCAAGTGCTAGGTAGGTCATGGAACAAAAAAGGAGACGAAAGGTCATTAGACAAAGGAGGAACATAGACTGTATTAAAGTAATGGGAAAATAAGTTAGAGACAGACTCTGAACCCGAGCTTTGTAAATTCTCATAATGTACTGAGTGGGGAATTTCGTTGCTAGATTTATTAACTCGGACAAAGTCCCAAAACGACCCGGGGTTAGATTTCAGCATAGACTCAGTGCGAGACAAGAAGACAGTATGGCATCTCTTGTATTCTGTCTTGTAAGAGGCACGAAGTGCGGAAAATTCCGCATAATCAAGGGGACAGCGAGAAGCTTTAAACTTGGCATGTGCCCTTTTCTTGctaaaaacaatatgtttgagattttttgaaaaccattTCGGGAATGTCGAAGGTATATAAGACACTTTTGgaacaaagtttaaaatgcAAAAGTGCAAGGCGTCATAAATTGCCTTAACAGCTTCATCAACGTCGAGGGATATTATGGTCTCCAaccaattaaatgaatttaggAATTcgcatatttttgaataggGAGCACGGCGgaagtcataataattatgggaGCGATCAAGTAAAGAGGAGGGTTTATCtaactttatcataatatcaagAGCCGGGTGGTAGGGATCACAAGGTACTGCTGAAGTTACGGCTTTAGAAATATAGATACTGTTAACATTGGAGAACACAAGGTCCAAGACAACACCAAAAGAGTTTTGAATATCATTTAGctggaaaaaattaaagaacgcGAATGCATCAGGGATACATTGAACTCTGGGATTAGAAACCGTATTGTAAAGTAAACCAAAATCATCGTTGGACCATATAATATCTGGTAAATTGAAGTcaccacaaaaaataaatacacattctGGATGAAGGAGAAGAACAATTGTACAGCGGAAATAAAAGACTCGTAAGCAGAAAGCGGGCAATTGGGAGGAAAGTACACTGAGCACACTACATAGTTGATGTTATTAAAGCTAAGTTTAACAAATAGATGTTCAACATTAGTAGCTGgagtgtaaattaaattagatactATGTCACTACGAATGGCAATGAGAGCGCCACCACCTCTAGAAAAATTACTTGTTAAACTATTTCTATCACATCTATAAATGATATAGTTAGATAGACCAAGTTCACTATCATAGAAGCTGTCACATAGCCATGTTTCAGAGAAACagataaaaacataatcaaaaacagcgacattacattttaaaatacttagctTGGTTCTTAAACCGCggcaattttgataaaaacctAAGAGAAAATGGTTACAAGTACATAAATCActacataaacaataatccttattattataattataagcgtGTATATCAACAAGAGGAGCACAGGTAGGCGTACATGaagaaattagttttttgGAGTGTCGCTTAGAATCATCTCGGGCGTAAGACGACCCCAAAGCGTTTGACCATTACGCCATCAGGCCAGAATGTAGGTTCGAGGACATCATCAAGCTTCTCCGCAGGCAGGCGCACATGGAATGAAGAATATGATGGGTGTTTTgtcactaatttatttatggtcACATCTGAGTAGCTATTGAACAATTCAGATTCAAGCATAGTGGTCGTTACACATGGCTCAAGTCTTGAGACAAAGATATCAATATGCTTCCGCACCGGCACTGATGACAACTTGGAGGATACACTTTTATGAGAGCCAAcgataaattttgattttatggaCGAGGATAGAGTAGTAGTCGATTGGATTGCAGGCTGTCTAGAATGAGTATCCGTATTCGGCTTGGAGAGTGAAGTAGTTGGTAGACTGTTTGAACCAGTATTCAAATTAGGAGAAGTGGTAACCTTAGCAGTCATATCGAGACGGTTTAGCTTATCATGTAACTTAGAGTTACTAAGTGCTACAGATTTCAGTTCATCGACAACGGATTGAAGAATAGTGGCCACATTTAATGAGTTCTCAGAAGATAACGAATTAGGGTTAGAAGAAGATCCTTTTAAGAATGTTGACAATTCCTCACTCAATTTCACACCTGCAGGTAGTGATTGAGTAATAATGAAGTCAACGAGCATGCTTTTTGTCCACTTATTCAGCTCAATAGAAAGTAGATCATTACTTTGAGCCATTGCGTTAAACGACTAATAgtttaactaataagtaaataataaaaattaattaaagtaagacgcctttaaaaatgtagatagGCCAATTAAATTACACCCGACGCTAAAAGCAGCTTGAGTGTTGGCCTTGACACGTGCCGCTTTCTAATCAAGAAAAATTCAGACGCGGGACGCCGCTACTTATCGTTAGTCGATAAGCCGTAATTAACTGATAAAGtgaattttatttggttttaccTTTTCACGTTCACGTAGTATAACAGAATTAAAAAACTGACATTAAGTAAAGAAATATTAGGAAGACTGACTCAACAACGACACCAGTCATCCGCGcactttttataaacttaacgagcttaaaaacataaaaaacggTCAATTATTTCCAAAGGAAACAGAAGGTGAACACGGAGCATAATTTTCcacttattatcattacacAATTGCTATCtgggttatttaataaaaaaattaaatattaattacaaacctactttaaaaaccaaaagtattgtaaaatagaGGTTTAGATTaggtaaaaatacttgaaaaaaaatatttatttgagcaTTTAGgcctatttaaatactttttaaaagtattcttTACAACATTATTCTTGTTTgtaatttcaaatacaaataataattaccatcatattttgttgttttgctTTTTACAAATCCATAacctaatacatttatttgttttaaaaaaagctcAAAATTATCCGTCTCCCCGATTGTTTTTGCATTATATATCTCAGCATTAGTTaatgttgattttatattattaaaaaattcactgTCACTCATGATTAATGAAGGCAAACGGTTCACTCATATAAGTAAACCATACTAAAGTGAATTGAAGAAAGATTTTTATTCTTCAATTGAttaggaaaatataaaataccagtTTTGCAacaattctttatttatatttttgtattcggatatttttcatagtacTATGGAAGTAGTACAGTACTATActgtaataaattacctattatatttaacagtttTGAAATACTGCATATTATGTCATGTAATAAATTCTCTGGTCTTATCTTAATACCATCAATGACATTGTATACAACAATAGATCTCATTGCAACTACGACTTACAttgtataaagttaaatatcgAATTAATTGGGTTTCAACCATCAAAATACTAATTGCCGCGCATATTTtagataacatatttttgcttgataaaataaaaatgataacgactgcataatgataacaatattatggtgCCGTAATAGGTAGTATTTATAACCaaggtttatagattataaaggTTATCTCATAATCGTATAAACAATTCAAATCCCCCGCGGCGCCTATCACGTGCGTGACGTCACCGGCCGTACACATTTTGCGGCGGCAGCGGGCATGCTATACGCCGTTAAACAAATTGTGtacagaatcattttttttaatctttttgagtaaatttagagtaaaatcactcattacaaatattatagagAGTAATAATTTTGACTTTGGAGGGTATACCACATcggtttttctaaatatttactcaaaacaatataaatattatgaatatcatttaaatgtacattttcgtttcattttgaaatacaattaataataaaaataaaaaaaaggtatgtaaaaacctaaaatatattatcctctataattttactcaaaaatcataaaaaaacgattttagtgttttatttaagtaagatTTTTCACAATACATTTCTCAACATAGGTATTCTTTAACtggatttaatataagttgtcATTGTAGTTTCGACTTTTGGTTCTACTTTTAtggctaaataaaaataaatgttaagatccacaaaataaataataagatacaaAAAAGGAACgtttattaatctaaaaatgtaataaaatacaattaatacaataaacatgattaagtcataactttttttaattttgaaagttttttaattgaattttagccttatttttctttttaagtaataacgcattttggttataatatttcattcggATTAGTATTCGctgtttaatatatgtttgtattgaAGGTTTCCATTTATCTTCAATTCCATTCtacataaaattttgtttgttaactGCTTCACAATGTTAGGTCCTTTGTTAATTGTGTTCTTAGTAAATTTGTTGAACAACCTCTCGATTcgaaaaattatctttttaaattcagAGCTGGGTTCTATTAACCCACCATATGAAACATGGTTGATCCATGAGGGTATTTCATAATCATGACCGAGcgtattcttaatattattcttattcacTTGAGTTGTAGTGCTGCCAATTCCAGGTATATTGAACCTATGTTTTTTAGCTACCCAGCCAGCTAAATATTCAACCGCATCATTATCCATTTCAACcttatttttatcttcattACATAATTGTGATCCATTTTCACTCGCTGTGTCAGTGTCACTACTAATTATTTCATCTTCACCAATATGTTCATCacccaattttaaatttactgatTTTACTGCATTAGCAACCATAAATTCCTCTTTGTTGTCATCAGTAGTGTTTGAATGATTATTGAATGATTAGATGTTATTCTAGGatttttacctaaaataatcATTCTTAATCTATAAATTGCGTTTAATGGAGATGGATGATCGTTAAGTCCCCCTTTAGATCGTAtttgagaaaataaatttgcaaGAGCGTCTTGATTAATTTTGCTAGTAAGTAAATAGCTTAAtccattttcttttaatacatTCAGAAGATGTCGAGTACCATTAATGTGCATTAAAATgcctttttgaaatatttgtaggCAACTTTTTCCCACACATCTCATTTGATTAATAGTTTCATTAAACAGACAATTCTGTTCTTTCAAAAATTTACCATATGGAGACTTGAACTGAGAACTGTAATTGTGAGGATGAGCAACATTTGCTAGATCAAACCAATTGTTAATGAGTTCGATAAAGTTTgcagtgttattatttaatttggtatccTCAATAAGCTGATAACGTGTAAGAGCTGAAGCAGTATTATGGGATAAAAGCTGAGCAgccaattttacattttgacgCTGTGATCCTTCACAAGTTAAATGCATTGGAGTTAATTTATGACAAACATTAACTTCAGTAGTTATCTTACTTATTAATGTTTCTAtaggttttttattaataacattaccattcaatttaaaacctGTGTCCAAAAACCAATTGcgtatcaattttaaaaggtGAGGTGCATCGGGAAcgcatattatactttgtcCATTAGGTGTATCAAAAATAGGGTTTTCATGATTAACTTCCAATTCTTTCCATAGGCCAACATTACCTCCACCACAATCGCTCACACAGCAAACTACTTTAAACCCAATTTGATTAAGTCTATCAATTATATcaatcaaaatttgttttgtcatCTTAGTatcaaaatcaacaaaaatggGCTGCTTCCATTTTGAAGCAATTCCACGGGCCATGACCACCTGAAATTAAACAGTTAGTTAAATTATCATGAGttttcatacatataaaatagatttaacaatttaattgaaatattagaatttaaaataaatattatttaaatagtaaagaCATTGGTTAAAAGGTatacaatcaatatattagattataactAATGTGGACCAAGTACTTGATCATGCAACACATCATATTCCATAGTATATGAAACTTTTACTTCGTCAAACATTAGGAccgttaatttttcataatcattCAAAGTTTCACCATTcagtttcataatttttagcaCATCCTGCAGTACACCATTTCTCATGTCAATGGTTTTAGCCCACCGAGGAAGACATGACAAACctataacataaatacttCGACTAAAaagattatacaaaataataaatatgatgtattttttaccAGGAAGAGGATAATGTAATTCATCCTTCACATATTTATAAGCCTTTTTACTAAAGTATCAAAGCGTAAATGCTTTGGAAATCTCTTCCCTAGACCAAcgtacttttttctttttcttaagAATAAGATCTAGCTGATTTCGAGTGAGTACAGATGAAACTAATTTCCTAGCTTGATTCTCAACAGCCTTGCTTTGGTCTAgagattgtattttaattgcttTCATGTGTTTTTGGttttcctttaataatttatttgttgtacttaaatttttttgtaaaattttcatGTTGAGTCTAAGATTTTCATTGATTCTTTTGTAGTCTACTTCGTATTGATTCAGTCGATTCTGTTcaaaaaattgagtttttaaaGCTTCATGTTCTtgtataagattattatacaattgctCATAGTCCAAAATATTATCTGCAGTACAACTATTTGAATCCTCCTCTATATTTGATTCATTTTGTACTATACTTGATAATATGAGCTGGTCATGAGCCTACAAACACAAatgtaatttcattattgttacaggaaacataacattataaaacattaggtACCATCtagataaatatgtattttattataaaaccattcaatattccataaaatataggaatttttttaaataatttgtattaaaaacactacattaggtttattaataatataatatattttaatgaattctaTGTAATAGACAACagactacataataattaattaaattaaattaatttatctaccATAGAtcataaataaagaaataagtaGATTTACCTGTTTTGTATGTTTTACATTCATTCGATTCCTACGGTTTAACGAAGACTCGGATAGAGGAGTATGAGCATGGTCAAGAGGTAGGTTTAATGAaggtaaaacattttgtttcaaGTATCGAATCTTCGGTTTATATTCCAATAGTTCTGCTTTCAGATCTCGTACAAAATCATCTTTTGTAAAATGATCAGAACaaatatatgcatttttgGGGTTCCAAACATCACCTCGCTTACATAAATGTTGCCACTTCTTTGCCACTGTATCATCTTTAGGAaacctttaaattaatttaaaaattaatatattgcatacagttttatataagtatttgtagttttatactatacctatgaAATGACAAATCTATTCTACCGCTGGTTTTAATCTTTCCAGAATAATTTGTGCATGTAGCAACCGCGCATGATGAACCTCCTCTTGGGtttttatttaccataatTAACGTAGAATCATAACAAACCAAAGAAACATTAATAACTAACAagattaattagaaaaaagatGTAAgaacaacttttaaattaaaataattttacacaaaCGTATAATGTCGTATACTCGGTAtcatgtaaacaaaataagtgtACGGCGGATGACGTCACGGTCTGTTTTGCTCCCACcactaaaatttgttattatcaaGTTGAGACAAcctttataatctataaaccttGATTTATAACGACCCAtcgatttcttattttattattatattatcattttgtaatcatttgtaatcattttgtattatcaattatcatagttaattattcaataattgttttccaTACTGATCCATtggtcacaatattattattattgccttctccatatatgtatgttattcAGATATTTTGGGCACccgtttattaattattatagtatattatattattattaattattttgtattattatattattgtagacaacttatatacatataatataatataatataatataatataatataattatatatatatatgcatatttgttttatggtCACCCTCTCGAAATTAGCAATGCCAGTCGGAGTAGTTGACTACAAGTTCGTATGAATTATTCCAGcgaaaacaaaatcattaatagATTACTACCAAAATGTAAGAGGTTTACGTACTAAGTTAAATATGTTGATATGTAATAGTCCACGTCAACCATttagttacaattattttgtatttgtggAAATTTGgttaaattctaatatatcAGATATCTAACTCGGGTTTGATCGCTATAATATGTTCCGTCTAGATCGGAGCGATAAAACAAGTAATTGTATTAGAGGTGGTGGTGTAGCTATCTGTgtgaataaatgttttgaggccgagattattaatatacaatctgATAGTGTTGAACAATTGTTTGTACTGATTAAATGGGGGAAATACGATAAGTGTGTAATAAGTGCCTGCTATATACCACCAAACAGtcctttaaatagttataaagtaCACGCGGAGATGGTTGAGtgactatttaataaatatacctttgatactaattttttaatttacggcAACTACAATCTACCACAAGTACTACTAGTAACGATATTGGCCTTATATGTAATGGAACAATTTCTTCTCGTTCAGAAATcatatttgattgtttttcaTCGCAAAACCtgcatcaattaaataatatcttaaatatctATGGTACTCAACTCGGTTtggttttttcaaataacCCATTGATAAATTGTATGCCGTTAGATGATACTATTGTTCCAACTGATCTGTACCATCCAATATTAACTACTAATTACACCATAAATATATCTCCTGTTCATTTCTATCCTAATTCttgattttatgatttcaaaaaAGCAATCTATGACCAATTAAATCTCATTTTGGCTAGTTATGACtgatctaaaatgtataatttaagtgaTATAAATGCTgcataagatatttttaatgaagtaaTGTCAGACGCAATTGATCAAACCGTTTGTAAAACGTAAATTCGTAGTTGTTTGTTCCCAAAGTGGTATTCTAAAAATCTCTGTATGCTGATTAAACAGAAAAAACAGcagcataaattatttaagtcgtCTGGTAATAATGCTGATTACGAAATTTTCTCTGCAACaaggaaaaaaatgcaaaattttttctaagttatgttataata
The DNA window shown above is from Aphis gossypii isolate Hap1 unplaced genomic scaffold, ASM2018417v2 Contig00051, whole genome shotgun sequence and carries:
- the LOC114126200 gene encoding uncharacterized protein LOC114126200, whose product is MVNKNPRGGSSCAVATCTNYSGKIKTSGRIDLSFHRFPKDDTVAKKWQHLCKRGDVWNPKNAYICSDHFTKDDFVRDLKAELLEYKPKIRYLKQNVLPSLNLPLDHAHTPLSESSLNRRNRMNVKHTKQAHDQLILSSIVQNESNIEEDSNSCTADNILDYEQLYNNLIQEHEALKTQFFEQNRLNQYEENQKHMKAIKIQSLDQSKAVENQARKLVSSVLTRNQLDLILKKKKKVRWSREEISKAFTL